The genomic stretch TTAATGTCCCCAGGGATGATGACAATTCCTGACTTTGGGACAATGTCCACAGAACTAATGGCAGCACCAGATTCTGCAGAAGTATCACCACTGGCAATGCCAGTTCCATCCTCTGGAGTAATATCTGCACCTATAATGAGTACTTCATCCTCTGAGGCATCGTTAGTGCTAGGATCAGATCCTGATGAGATATCCGCACTTCCAGATGTGAACCCTGGGGTGATATCCATAGATCCAGGCTCTGAAGCAATGTCCCCATTGCAAATTACAGATGAGGACACAGAAGCAATGTCCAAAGTGCTAATGACTGCTCTAGCTTCTGGAGAGATATCATCACTGCTAATGTCAGGCACAGACTCTGAAGTGATATCCTCTCTGATAATGTCAGCCCTAGCTTCTGGAGAAACATCAACCCAGCCAACAAACTCTCAAGACTCTGAAGGAATACCCACTATGCTCATGTCAGGCTCAGACTCTGGAGTCATGTCTTCAGTAACTATGCCAGTGTCAGGCTCTGGAGCAAAGTCCACATCACTGCTGTCAATTCCAGATACTGGAGAAATATCCACATTACCAAAGCTGGCCCCAGATGCTGAGGCAATGTCCCCACTGCTAATGACAGCGCTCACCTCCACAGTCATGCCTACTCCACTAATGTCAGCATGTAGTTCTGGAGTGATGTCCCCAGATATAACACAACATATCAACTCTGAGATTGTGTCTGCTCCACCAATAAGAGTCCCCACTACTGGACTGATGTCCACAGTGCCGGTGAGGGCTTCTGATACAGGGGCAATGCCCATACAACTAGTGAGAGTCCCTGCCTCAGGAAATACATCTACATCACAAAAGACAGTTCCTGTCTCTGGATCAATGTCCACTCCGCTGATGCCTGCCACAAGCCCTGGAGCAATGTGCATGGAACAAATGTCAACCACAGCCTCTGGTTCGATATCTACACATTTAACAATGGCCAAAACATCTGGATCAATGCCCATAGGCTTTATGAAGGCCACAGCGAATGGGGCAGTTTCTGCACAGCGAACGAGAGGTTCAGCTTTGGGGACAATGTCCACACATCCAGTTATAGCTACAGCCTCTGAAATAATGTCTGTGTCACAATCAACAGTCCCAGCTTCTGGGTCAGCGTCCATACAGAAAGTTCGAGCTCCTGTCTCTGGACCAATGTCCACATCACAAACAAGAACCACAGCCTCAGGGTTGACATCCACACCACAAATGAGAGCCAAAGCCTCTGGAGCAATGTCTACCCCACTAATGACTGCTGAAACCTCTGGATCAGCATCCCCACTGTTAATGAGAGACACAGCCTCAGGAGTGATATCCATGCCACAGATGAGAGCTCCAGGCTCTGGAGCATTGTCCAAGCCACTAATGACATCCAAAGCTTCTGGAATGTTCATGCAGCAAATGACAACTGCAGCTTCTGGAGCAATGCCCACATTACTAACGAGAGACACAGCTTCTGGAATTCTGTCCATGCCACAGATGACTGATCCAGCCTCAGGAGGCATGTCCACACTGCTAATGAGAGACACAGCTTCTGCAACAATGTCTACATCACAGATGACAGCCACCACCTCTGGAGGCATGTCAGTGCCTCTGACAAGAGTCCCATGTCCTGGAGCAACATCCATATCATTAATGAGAGCCACAACCTCTGAGAAGATGCCTTGTCAGGCAATAAACACTCAAGACTCTGGAAAAGTATCTACATCACTCATGAGACCTGTTACCTTGGGAGAGATACAGATGAGATCCCAGGGCTCTGGGACAATGTCCACACCCCTACTAAGAGCCTCAGACTCTTCGAAGATGTCTACATTGCTCATAAAAGCCCCACCTTCTGGAGAGCGTCCTCTGCTACTAATGAGACCTCCAGCTTCTGGAGAGACAGTTCCACCTCCAAGAGTCCCAGTTTACGGGACATTATCAGCTCCACACATGACAGCCACAGCCTCAGGAATGATGCCCATACTACCTATGAAGGTTTCAGTCCCTGCATCAGAGCCCACACCAGTCCTGAGACCCACAGATTCTGGAGTGATATCCATTCCACTGACGAGGCCCCCAGTTTCGAGAGGAAAGTCCATACCACAAATGATGGCCACAGCTTGTGGAGACATGTGCCCACTCCCAGTGAGAGCTCCAGTGACTGCAGGGGTCTCTCCACCACCAGTCAGAGCATCAGCCTCTTTGGCCATGTCTACAACACTTAGGAGACCCTCTGATGGAGCCGTGGCCACAGAATTAGAGAGGGCTGTAGGCCCTGGAATTATGTCCACTGCACAAATGGCAGCTATGACCTCTGGAGAAATGTTGAAGCCACTAATGAGGGTTTCAGCCTCTGGAACCATGCCCATGCCTTTAGTGTCACCTATGACTTCTGGAGAGATGTCTATGCCACTAATGAAAACCATGCCTTCCGGGACAATGTCAACTCTACAAGCCAAAGTCATGAGGTCTAGAGCTGCATCCTTGACACAGCCAACAATAACAACTTCTGAGGGACTAGCTAATCCCCCACAGAGAGTTCCCGCCTCTGCAGCAGTGTCTACATCACTTATGAGATCCTCAGGTTCAGGAATGACGTCCATACCACTACTGAGGGC from Meriones unguiculatus strain TT.TT164.6M chromosome X, Bangor_MerUng_6.1, whole genome shotgun sequence encodes the following:
- the Rtl9 gene encoding retrotransposon Gag-like protein 9: MADMSIPLHSLRFNNMMREENSDSQNRGATFSRPMTETRAEVQILHSQLQLPIVSSSATDPRGTSMQLMTSPGFDSLSTPLMGAPHSDTLSPPLMSASDTGTLSPLVMPTSDSGTLSPLLMPVTDSGALSPLLMPTSDSGTLSPLLSTSDYGLMSPGMMTIPDFGTMSTELMAAPDSAEVSPLAMPVPSSGVISAPIMSTSSSEASLVLGSDPDEISALPDVNPGVISIDPGSEAMSPLQITDEDTEAMSKVLMTALASGEISSLLMSGTDSEVISSLIMSALASGETSTQPTNSQDSEGIPTMLMSGSDSGVMSSVTMPVSGSGAKSTSLLSIPDTGEISTLPKLAPDAEAMSPLLMTALTSTVMPTPLMSACSSGVMSPDITQHINSEIVSAPPIRVPTTGLMSTVPVRASDTGAMPIQLVRVPASGNTSTSQKTVPVSGSMSTPLMPATSPGAMCMEQMSTTASGSISTHLTMAKTSGSMPIGFMKATANGAVSAQRTRGSALGTMSTHPVIATASEIMSVSQSTVPASGSASIQKVRAPVSGPMSTSQTRTTASGLTSTPQMRAKASGAMSTPLMTAETSGSASPLLMRDTASGVISMPQMRAPGSGALSKPLMTSKASGMFMQQMTTAASGAMPTLLTRDTASGILSMPQMTDPASGGMSTLLMRDTASATMSTSQMTATTSGGMSVPLTRVPCPGATSISLMRATTSEKMPCQAINTQDSGKVSTSLMRPVTLGEIQMRSQGSGTMSTPLLRASDSSKMSTLLIKAPPSGERPLLLMRPPASGETVPPPRVPVYGTLSAPHMTATASGMMPILPMKVSVPASEPTPVLRPTDSGVISIPLTRPPVSRGKSIPQMMATACGDMCPLPVRAPVTAGVSPPPVRASASLAMSTTLRRPSDGAVATELERAVGPGIMSTAQMAAMTSGEMLKPLMRVSASGTMPMPLVSPMTSGEMSMPLMKTMPSGTMSTLQAKVMRSRAASLTQPTITTSEGLANPPQRVPASAAVSTSLMRSSGSGMTSIPLLRATASGGISMPQMTAPTSGEMSTPLMRVLAPGTMSRQQTTFGMTPTLNIKATDLGEGSTSHIRVTAPGSKSTPHMPGTTSEIKNPPPKEVPSFGMLTPALCYLLEEQEAARGSSSVEEDAEEIDEEKQMKGFLDDSEKMAFLVSLHLGAAERWSVLQMELGNHLSSENKSFLRRSQGLYDSLSEIDILSAVLCHPKQGQKSVRQYATDFLLLARHLSWSDAILRTRFLEGLSEAVTTKMGRIFLKVAGSLKELIDRSLYTECQLAGEKDSSGNSNQVVPTACKRNNEEAMENELDSQQQTDEHQHVPKRCYYLKEHGDPQESLHDHLRQSAGHPKVPTNK